A genomic window from Caldicellulosiruptor kronotskyensis 2002 includes:
- the srlD gene encoding sorbitol-6-phosphate dehydrogenase translates to MSCKRLEGQVAIVTGAAQGLGEALARRLDKEGCKVVVADINLEGAQKVASELSEAIAVKCDVTNEEEVEAMVDKTIETFGQLDLMVANAGILIAKPITEFSLAEWKKVIDVNLIGYFLCARAAARVMIPRRKGNIIQINSKSGKKGSYKNSAYSASKFGGIGLTQSLALELAEYGIRVNAICPGNLLDSPLWVNSLYEQYSKNQGLTPEQIREKYLSQVPLRRACTYDDVANVLVFLASDEASYMTGQAINVTGGQEMR, encoded by the coding sequence ATGAGCTGTAAACGATTAGAGGGACAGGTTGCGATTGTTACAGGGGCTGCCCAGGGACTTGGTGAGGCTTTAGCAAGAAGACTTGACAAAGAAGGATGCAAGGTTGTTGTTGCAGATATAAATTTGGAAGGTGCTCAGAAAGTCGCAAGTGAGCTATCTGAAGCTATTGCTGTAAAGTGTGACGTTACAAACGAAGAAGAGGTTGAGGCAATGGTTGACAAGACAATTGAAACTTTTGGCCAGCTTGATTTGATGGTTGCAAATGCCGGAATACTGATTGCAAAACCTATTACAGAATTTTCACTTGCTGAGTGGAAAAAGGTAATCGATGTAAACCTCATTGGATATTTCTTGTGTGCAAGAGCCGCAGCAAGGGTTATGATTCCCCGTCGAAAAGGAAATATAATCCAGATAAATAGTAAGTCCGGAAAGAAAGGATCATACAAAAACTCTGCATACTCTGCATCAAAGTTTGGTGGAATTGGCCTTACCCAGAGTTTGGCACTTGAGCTTGCAGAGTATGGGATAAGAGTAAATGCTATATGCCCGGGAAATCTTCTTGACTCGCCTCTGTGGGTAAACAGCCTTTATGAGCAGTACTCCAAAAATCAAGGACTTACACCAGAACAGATAAGAGAAAAATATTTGAGCCAAGTACCACTCAGGCGTGCATGCACATACGACGATGTTGCAAATGTTCTCGTATTTTTAGCATCTGATGAAGCAAGCTACATGACAGGGCAAGCTATAAATGTAACAGGTGGTCAGGAAATGAGATAA
- a CDS encoding PHP domain-containing protein, with the protein MAQVEFDLEKELNHEDKERRLEVLSVFFELVRQGKISLPPKNSVINNHIHTFYSFSPYSPSKAIYMAAKSGLPTAGIMDHDTIAGSEEFISAGKIAGIATTIGVECRADFSKTLLSGKKINNPDQHSIAYVAIHGIPHNQVETVMKFFKPYIERRMKRNRLMVQNINNLLSKYEIALNFEKDVVSISKYKEGGTVTERHILFALAKKIIERVGKGRKLVNFLKNELKIKISKKIESFLSDEQNPFYEYDLLGLLKSDFTPKFYINATEECPDIKEVVEFSYKIGAIIAYAYLGDIVESVTGDKRSEKFEDDYLELLFEVLNELGIKAVTYMPSRNTLTQLKRVKNLCEKYDFLQISGEDINSPRQSFICEALNQDEFKHLINTTWALIGHEIMATEDKDLGFFSDKMQEKFPNLRDRIEYFKNIGLKMWSKSD; encoded by the coding sequence ATGGCACAAGTTGAGTTTGATCTTGAAAAAGAACTAAATCATGAAGATAAGGAGAGAAGACTTGAAGTTCTTTCAGTGTTTTTTGAGCTTGTCAGGCAAGGCAAGATTTCATTGCCACCAAAAAACAGCGTCATTAACAATCATATACATACATTCTACTCATTTTCACCTTACTCTCCTTCAAAGGCAATCTACATGGCGGCAAAAAGTGGTCTTCCGACAGCAGGTATAATGGACCATGACACCATAGCAGGCAGTGAAGAATTTATCTCTGCCGGGAAAATAGCAGGTATTGCAACAACAATTGGTGTTGAGTGTAGAGCTGACTTTTCAAAAACCTTGCTTTCTGGCAAAAAAATAAATAATCCTGACCAACATTCAATTGCGTATGTTGCAATTCATGGAATTCCACATAACCAAGTTGAAACTGTAATGAAATTTTTCAAACCGTATATCGAAAGAAGAATGAAAAGAAATAGACTGATGGTACAAAATATTAATAACCTTCTCTCAAAGTACGAAATTGCTTTGAATTTTGAAAAGGATGTTGTGAGTATTTCAAAATATAAAGAAGGCGGAACTGTCACAGAAAGACATATACTTTTTGCTCTTGCAAAAAAAATCATTGAAAGAGTTGGCAAAGGAAGGAAATTGGTAAATTTTCTAAAAAATGAATTGAAAATTAAGATTAGTAAAAAGATAGAAAGTTTTCTCAGCGATGAGCAAAACCCTTTTTATGAATATGACCTGTTAGGTCTTCTCAAGAGCGATTTTACTCCAAAGTTCTATATAAATGCCACAGAAGAGTGCCCTGACATAAAAGAGGTTGTAGAGTTTTCATATAAGATAGGTGCAATAATTGCATACGCATATCTTGGTGATATTGTTGAATCTGTAACAGGCGATAAAAGAAGTGAAAAATTTGAAGATGATTATCTTGAGCTTCTGTTTGAGGTTTTAAATGAGCTTGGCATAAAAGCAGTAACATACATGCCGTCAAGAAATACTCTTACTCAGCTCAAAAGAGTAAAAAACTTATGCGAAAAATATGACTTTCTTCAGATAAGCGGTGAAGACATAAACTCACCTCGCCAAAGTTTTATATGTGAAGCATTAAATCAGGATGAGTTTAAACATTTGATAAATACTACATGGGCTTTGATTGGACATGAAATAATGGCAACAGAGGACAAAGACCTTGGATTTTTTTCAGATAAAATGCAAGAAAAATTTCCAAATTTAAGAGACAGAATTGAATATTTTAAAAATATTGGCCTTAAAATGTGGTCAAAATCAGATTAA
- a CDS encoding class II aldolase/adducin family protein: protein MERSKTLQELVWLCQKIGRKIDYVQGGGGNISVKLDSQYMAIKASGFRLDQVTEEDGYVIVDYQKIKSFYENVNLSQVKDYEKESSEVVQKSVLSFPSRILRPSVEVGFHSILDRYVIHSHSVYANILTCSREGKCLCYKIFEDRKFNFIWIPYINPGFSLTIEIANQLRSLPAEDKRPKVIFMENHGLIVSSDNLKEAYEVHERVNLLIKRWFKIRGRYPSCVLKQIGDNRYQSRTRFILDFIKSEMFEVELFEKYPLYPDQLVYINSSLYAENPKIEIDLPRGRVIYNAAYSEALATEETLLAYLYVISKINKFGLTIKTMSQNEMEYIKNWESEKYRKELLKKMAK, encoded by the coding sequence ATGGAAAGAAGCAAAACCTTACAAGAACTTGTATGGCTGTGCCAGAAAATTGGCAGGAAAATTGACTATGTTCAGGGTGGCGGGGGAAATATTTCTGTAAAACTTGATTCTCAGTATATGGCAATAAAAGCCTCTGGTTTTAGGCTTGACCAAGTGACAGAAGAAGACGGGTATGTAATTGTAGACTATCAAAAAATAAAAAGCTTTTATGAGAATGTTAATCTTTCACAGGTTAAGGACTATGAAAAAGAAAGTTCAGAAGTTGTTCAAAAGAGCGTCTTAAGTTTTCCCAGTAGGATTTTAAGACCATCAGTGGAGGTAGGATTTCACTCGATTCTTGACAGATATGTAATTCACTCTCACTCTGTATATGCAAATATCCTGACTTGCTCACGTGAAGGCAAATGCTTGTGTTATAAAATATTTGAAGATAGGAAATTTAACTTTATCTGGATACCTTATATCAATCCTGGTTTTTCATTGACCATTGAAATTGCAAACCAGCTTAGAAGCCTGCCAGCTGAAGATAAAAGGCCGAAGGTAATCTTCATGGAAAATCATGGACTTATTGTGTCTTCAGATAATTTAAAAGAAGCATATGAAGTGCATGAAAGGGTTAACCTTTTGATAAAAAGGTGGTTCAAAATAAGAGGACGATATCCGTCTTGTGTGCTAAAACAAATTGGTGATAACAGATATCAGAGCAGAACAAGGTTTATCTTGGATTTTATAAAATCAGAAATGTTTGAAGTTGAACTATTTGAAAAATATCCTCTTTATCCTGACCAGCTTGTTTATATAAACTCAAGTCTGTATGCAGAAAATCCAAAGATAGAAATAGATTTGCCAAGAGGCAGAGTTATATACAATGCAGCCTATTCAGAGGCGCTTGCAACTGAAGAGACTTTGCTTGCTTATCTTTATGTGATATCTAAAATAAACAAGTTTGGTCTTACTATAAAAACTATGTCACAGAATGAAATGGAGTATATCAAAAACTGGGAGAGTGAAAAATATAGAAAAGAACTATTAAAGAAAATGGCAAAATAA
- a CDS encoding class II aldolase/adducin family protein: MKFELLHPADQIVMIMERIYGYGMTTTSGGNISIKDDNGDIWITPSGIDKGSLRSSDIVQVKENGEIIGKHKPSVELPFHEMIYRARPDIKAIIHAHPPSIMAFSLARKIPNTKLIPNVHLICGEVELVEYALPGSTELGQKIAETFKKGVSTAVLSNHGIVVGAENLFKAFMAFETLDFCAQLEIRARLIGEPRQLRPKDIEISKAKQDIQMDEFIPKTYSSFERLSRKKMCELIHRAYDQRLFTSTQGTFSQRLSDNSFIITPYMVDRKYIQPEDIVRIENGYKEAGKKPSRSVLLHKFIYEKHPDVNAIIIAHPPNIMAFAVTYNDFDSKTIPETYISLRNVKKIPFGSSFMQPKMTADVFSKQTPAVIVENDCVIVVGKDLLDAFDKLEVLEFTAKAIIDAKRLGDVVLISQEEIEEIERAFKL; encoded by the coding sequence ATGAAATTTGAACTACTACATCCAGCCGACCAGATAGTAATGATAATGGAAAGGATATATGGTTATGGTATGACAACAACATCTGGTGGCAATATATCAATTAAAGATGACAATGGCGATATCTGGATTACACCCTCTGGCATAGACAAAGGAAGTTTAAGAAGTAGCGATATTGTTCAGGTAAAAGAAAATGGAGAGATTATTGGCAAACACAAACCTTCTGTTGAACTTCCATTTCACGAGATGATATACCGAGCACGGCCTGATATAAAAGCAATAATTCATGCGCACCCGCCATCAATTATGGCATTTTCGCTTGCACGCAAAATTCCAAATACCAAGCTTATTCCAAATGTCCATCTAATATGTGGCGAGGTTGAGCTTGTTGAGTATGCTTTACCTGGAAGTACTGAGCTTGGTCAGAAAATAGCTGAGACTTTCAAAAAAGGGGTATCAACAGCTGTTTTATCAAACCACGGGATTGTTGTAGGTGCAGAAAACCTTTTCAAGGCTTTTATGGCGTTTGAAACGCTTGATTTTTGTGCTCAGCTTGAGATAAGGGCAAGGCTTATTGGTGAACCAAGACAACTCAGACCAAAAGATATTGAGATTTCAAAAGCAAAACAGGATATTCAAATGGATGAATTCATTCCAAAAACATATTCGAGTTTCGAAAGGCTATCAAGAAAAAAGATGTGTGAACTTATCCACAGGGCATATGACCAGAGACTTTTTACAAGCACCCAAGGAACATTTTCACAAAGGCTCAGTGACAATTCTTTTATAATAACTCCTTACATGGTTGATAGGAAGTATATTCAGCCAGAGGATATTGTGAGAATAGAAAATGGGTACAAGGAGGCTGGGAAAAAGCCAAGCAGGTCAGTTCTGTTGCATAAGTTTATTTATGAAAAGCATCCAGATGTCAATGCAATCATAATTGCTCATCCGCCTAACATTATGGCTTTTGCAGTGACATATAATGATTTTGATTCTAAAACAATACCCGAAACTTATATTTCTCTCAGAAACGTTAAAAAAATTCCGTTTGGTTCATCGTTTATGCAGCCAAAAATGACTGCAGATGTGTTTTCTAAGCAGACTCCAGCTGTGATTGTTGAAAATGACTGTGTAATTGTTGTTGGTAAAGACCTTTTAGATGCATTTGACAAACTTGAGGTGCTGGAATTTACTGCAAAGGCCATAATAGACGCAAAGAGGTTGGGTGATGTTGTGTTAATAAGCCAAGAAGAGATTGAAGAGATAGAAAGAGCATTTAAACTGTAA
- a CDS encoding APC family permease → MESNILLKKNLNIWMALSLVVGMVIGSGVFFKATPVAKYSGSFAFIFFAWLLGGVMSLCGALVAAEFSARYPHTGGLYVYLEKIYGNKISFLFGWMNTLIYTPAILSALSVLFADQVSSMLNVNQLVHDILAISILTTIVIINVIGNKYGGAFQLLATVLKLIPLFLIIFFGLIRPIEAENFISYGHFTENFGLAVLSTLWAYDGWLSVPNVAGEMKNAKKNLVLVLIFGMLFVMVVYLLVNIAYINVIGIGKLAAAENAINIISEKLFGRTGKVLISLGIIISIVGTLNGFALTGIRIPYAMATNQRFIANNVFSKLHPRFATPVNSSILVFILSLLYIFTRSFNRLTDLAMFSTWIFYVLFFIGIFIKRKREGKNKEGYNTFLYPITPLVAIFSGLYILVNNIFSNPTDSIFSVLITLLGLPVYFLFVKKKIKK, encoded by the coding sequence ATGGAAAGCAACATTCTTCTTAAGAAAAATCTAAACATCTGGATGGCACTATCCTTAGTTGTGGGAATGGTAATCGGTTCAGGGGTATTTTTTAAAGCAACACCTGTTGCAAAGTACTCTGGAAGTTTTGCTTTTATTTTTTTTGCATGGCTTTTAGGCGGAGTTATGTCACTTTGCGGTGCCCTTGTTGCTGCTGAGTTTTCAGCAAGATATCCTCACACAGGTGGGCTTTATGTCTATCTTGAAAAAATTTATGGCAATAAAATTTCTTTTTTGTTTGGTTGGATGAATACTCTAATTTATACACCCGCCATACTTTCTGCATTATCAGTTTTGTTTGCAGACCAAGTATCAAGTATGTTAAACGTAAATCAATTAGTACATGATATTTTAGCTATCAGTATCTTGACAACAATAGTTATAATCAATGTTATAGGCAACAAATATGGTGGGGCTTTTCAGCTTTTGGCAACAGTTTTAAAACTAATACCCCTTTTTTTGATTATTTTTTTTGGTCTCATAAGACCTATTGAAGCTGAAAATTTTATATCTTATGGACATTTTACGGAAAATTTTGGACTTGCAGTTTTATCTACACTGTGGGCTTACGATGGTTGGCTCTCTGTCCCAAATGTTGCTGGAGAGATGAAAAATGCTAAAAAGAACTTAGTTTTGGTGCTAATATTCGGAATGTTATTTGTTATGGTGGTTTATCTACTTGTAAACATTGCTTACATTAATGTCATTGGAATTGGGAAGCTTGCAGCAGCTGAAAATGCCATAAACATTATTTCTGAAAAGTTATTTGGTCGTACTGGAAAGGTTCTAATATCACTTGGTATAATTATTTCCATTGTTGGAACCTTGAATGGTTTTGCCCTGACAGGTATAAGAATTCCTTATGCCATGGCAACAAATCAGCGATTTATTGCAAACAATGTATTTTCAAAGCTTCATCCTCGTTTCGCAACACCTGTGAACTCAAGCATACTTGTTTTTATTCTCTCGCTCTTGTATATTTTCACACGAAGCTTTAACAGACTCACAGACCTTGCCATGTTTTCAACATGGATATTCTATGTTCTGTTTTTTATTGGAATATTTATCAAGCGAAAAAGAGAAGGAAAGAACAAGGAAGGGTACAATACATTCTTGTATCCTATAACCCCACTTGTCGCAATCTTCAGTGGTTTATACATTCTTGTAAACAACATATTCTCAAACCCTACAGACTCAATTTTTTCTGTTCTAATCACATTACTTGGCCTGCCTGTATATTTTCTATTTGTGAAGAAGAAAATAAAAAAATAA
- a CDS encoding IS1634 family transposase, which translates to MFVKITNAGGYQYVRLVENYRENGKVKQRVLFNFGRLDLLKNDPAFRNIVKKLSDIVERTTTDNTEAVTIESEEDVSDAVIKNWGYIVFRKLWEELEIDKFLKERATRGRKIKFDVDKVSFLMTIQRLIEPMSKLRTYHEKNRYFGFEEDIDLNQLYRCLDFLDSIKEDLETYLYQRNRDLFKMVVDIVFYDVTTIYFESCRADELKNFGFSKDNKINEVQVVLGLLVDKEGRPIGYELFPGNTIDSKTMVKILRKLKEKFSIDKIVIVADKGLNSRLNLKMIKEAGYDYIVASRLKNASKEVLDEVFEQEGYKRLDGKSCLNAEEIYGDEFKYKVLERTNVIKDEEGKEFKIEERLIITYSSKRAKKDKEDRERLVSKAKELLENKGSITSLEKKGARRYLKKKSKTEEYELDEEAIKRDEKFDGYYAIQTSKKDMDVEEVLGAYHDLWKIEQSFRVMKSCLEVRPIYHFTESRIKGHFVICFLAFLLQRTLEYILRKKGKEISSERIMEAIDSMNFIEIEIKGKKYLIKQRTEGGAIDILNVMKIKGPKNFMTYEEGLGFIGINK; encoded by the coding sequence ATGTTTGTCAAAATAACTAATGCTGGCGGTTACCAGTATGTTAGATTAGTCGAAAACTATCGTGAAAATGGCAAGGTTAAGCAAAGAGTGTTATTTAATTTTGGTAGACTTGATCTTCTCAAAAATGATCCTGCTTTTAGAAACATTGTAAAAAAACTATCTGATATTGTTGAAAGAACAACTACTGACAATACAGAAGCTGTTACTATTGAATCTGAAGAGGATGTATCGGATGCAGTTATAAAAAATTGGGGGTACATTGTATTCAGAAAGTTATGGGAAGAACTTGAAATAGATAAATTTTTAAAAGAGAGAGCAACAAGGGGGAGAAAGATAAAATTTGACGTAGACAAAGTAAGTTTTTTAATGACCATACAGAGATTGATAGAACCTATGAGCAAACTGAGAACTTATCATGAGAAGAATAGATATTTTGGATTTGAAGAGGATATAGATTTAAATCAATTATACAGGTGTTTAGATTTTCTTGACAGTATAAAAGAGGATTTAGAGACATACCTGTATCAGAGAAATAGGGATTTATTTAAGATGGTGGTTGATATAGTTTTTTATGACGTGACGACAATATACTTTGAGAGTTGTAGAGCCGATGAACTTAAAAATTTTGGTTTTAGCAAAGACAACAAGATAAATGAAGTACAGGTTGTGTTAGGGCTTTTGGTAGACAAAGAAGGCAGGCCGATAGGTTATGAACTTTTTCCTGGCAATACAATAGATAGCAAAACAATGGTAAAGATATTGAGGAAACTGAAGGAAAAATTTAGTATAGATAAGATAGTGATAGTAGCAGACAAAGGGCTCAACAGCAGATTAAATTTAAAGATGATAAAAGAAGCGGGATATGATTATATAGTAGCAAGCAGATTAAAGAATGCAAGTAAAGAAGTTTTAGATGAAGTATTTGAGCAAGAAGGATATAAAAGGCTTGATGGAAAAAGTTGTTTGAATGCTGAAGAAATTTATGGAGATGAATTCAAATATAAGGTATTGGAAAGAACAAATGTTATCAAGGATGAAGAGGGTAAAGAGTTTAAAATAGAAGAGAGACTGATAATAACGTATTCAAGCAAGAGAGCTAAGAAAGACAAAGAAGACAGGGAAAGACTTGTATCAAAAGCCAAAGAGCTTTTAGAGAACAAAGGAAGTATAACATCCTTAGAGAAAAAAGGTGCGAGGAGATATTTGAAGAAGAAATCAAAGACAGAAGAATATGAATTGGATGAGGAAGCGATAAAACGAGATGAGAAGTTTGACGGTTATTATGCAATACAGACGAGTAAAAAGGATATGGATGTAGAAGAAGTTTTAGGAGCATATCACGATTTATGGAAGATAGAACAGTCATTCAGAGTAATGAAAAGCTGTTTAGAAGTACGACCGATATATCACTTTACAGAAAGTAGAATAAAAGGACATTTTGTGATATGTTTTTTGGCATTTTTATTACAACGGACATTGGAATATATTTTGAGGAAAAAAGGTAAAGAGATAAGTAGTGAAAGGATAATGGAAGCGATAGATTCAATGAATTTTATTGAAATAGAGATAAAAGGGAAGAAATATTTGATAAAGCAAAGGACAGAAGGAGGAGCTATAGACATCCTGAATGTGATGAAGATAAAGGGGCCAAAAAATTTCATGACATATGAGGAAGGTTTAGGATTTATTGGCATTAACAAATGA
- a CDS encoding UPF0182 family membrane protein, translating into MADRIIYDYKKEKTKRLLKRIGFVLALLILIAIAFSIAFDLFLELIQIREIGKNFVSVFWKNFYVKLSVQIISFVILFFVFFTNNAIVKKNIERIVGKIGFLKKNILNIILSIFLALVTSKYLENNLYIKFLTLTHSKPFDIKDPIFKKDIGYYVFERPFFLTVVNFLFFLMIFVCIYTVVLYLLLYTASFVSRTSSWDILSDKKVRAHIFFNLILILVVKMFTLKYEMEGLLYSFFGEVVGVGYTDYYIRMNYFKLSYIVLAAVIVLSIYFFAKGKYTNIGKVMLSYVGWAVLGTIISAAFQYFVVSPNEQVYERPFLEKNIKFTRLAYNLENIEEKYFPIDTTNNITAKDLQQNKATVENIRITDFPTTLDIQNQIQRFKQYYIFNDADISKYTINGRIKSVFISAREINYDGIPTKTYINQKFQYTHGYGVVMSLMTEVTPEGQPKFIIKDIPVKSLDGAPKVTQPRIYYGEKTDPYVIVNTKVDEIDYPEGDSNKLYRYTGQGGIKLTPLNRLIFSYVYKDFRLLVSSAINSNSKILINRNIIQRAKKVAPFLEFDPDPYILIDGKGRLVWVLDAYTKTSYFPYSEPTEEGFNYIRNSVKVLIDAYNGTLRFYIVDKNDPIVNVYKSIYPQLFEKGDIPEDIAEHIRYPEYIFTVQANVLKRYHMTNPNVFYNKEDLWDFGKHKTPDGSIDYIPPYYSVMKLPDSQQEEMILMVPFTPLKYNTMIAWLAAKSSQENYGKLVLYKFPKGSTVYGPLQVENMIDQDPQISKDLSLWNQGGSKVIRGNLLALPINQKILYIEPIYIASDNASALPEVKRVIAACNGKVVMGSSLNDALTQLIGQQLTQTTQELQTPQQQGAQEIQSFSEQLSKLKVIFEDAKKALKEGNWEEFGRKFRELDEMMKNIK; encoded by the coding sequence ATGGCAGATAGAATAATTTATGATTATAAAAAGGAAAAGACAAAAAGGCTTTTAAAAAGAATAGGGTTTGTTTTGGCACTGCTGATTTTGATTGCTATTGCGTTTTCAATCGCATTTGATTTGTTTTTGGAGTTAATCCAGATAAGAGAGATTGGTAAGAATTTTGTCAGTGTGTTCTGGAAAAATTTCTATGTAAAACTGTCTGTGCAGATAATTTCTTTTGTTATATTGTTCTTTGTGTTTTTTACAAACAATGCAATTGTGAAAAAGAATATCGAAAGAATTGTAGGGAAAATTGGTTTTTTGAAGAAGAACATTCTCAACATTATTCTTTCAATTTTCTTGGCACTTGTGACAAGTAAATATTTGGAAAACAATCTCTATATAAAGTTTTTGACATTGACGCATTCGAAACCTTTTGATATCAAAGATCCAATCTTTAAGAAAGACATAGGTTACTATGTATTTGAAAGACCATTTTTTCTGACTGTGGTGAATTTCCTCTTTTTCTTGATGATATTTGTATGTATATACACAGTGGTGCTATATTTGCTTCTTTACACAGCTTCATTTGTTAGCAGAACAAGTTCGTGGGATATTCTATCTGACAAAAAGGTCAGGGCTCATATATTTTTCAATCTTATACTCATATTAGTTGTTAAAATGTTCACATTGAAGTATGAAATGGAAGGGCTTTTATACTCTTTCTTTGGAGAGGTTGTTGGTGTTGGGTATACAGACTATTATATTAGAATGAACTATTTTAAGCTTTCCTATATAGTCTTGGCTGCAGTTATTGTTCTTAGTATTTACTTTTTTGCAAAAGGAAAGTACACAAACATCGGAAAAGTTATGCTTTCTTATGTTGGATGGGCAGTTTTGGGGACTATAATTTCAGCAGCTTTTCAGTACTTTGTTGTATCACCAAACGAACAGGTATATGAAAGACCGTTTTTGGAGAAAAATATAAAATTTACACGTCTGGCCTATAATTTAGAAAATATTGAAGAAAAATATTTTCCTATAGACACAACAAATAATATAACGGCAAAAGATTTGCAGCAAAATAAAGCAACAGTTGAAAATATAAGGATAACAGATTTTCCAACTACCCTGGATATACAAAACCAGATTCAGAGGTTTAAACAGTATTATATATTCAACGATGCAGACATTTCAAAATATACCATAAACGGCAGGATAAAATCTGTGTTTATCTCTGCGAGAGAGATAAATTACGATGGCATTCCAACAAAGACATATATAAACCAGAAATTCCAGTATACCCATGGTTACGGTGTTGTTATGAGTCTTATGACAGAGGTGACACCAGAAGGTCAGCCAAAGTTCATAATAAAGGATATTCCTGTAAAAAGTTTAGATGGTGCGCCAAAGGTTACTCAGCCGCGCATATACTATGGAGAAAAGACAGACCCGTATGTGATAGTCAACACAAAGGTTGATGAGATTGATTATCCAGAAGGTGATTCAAATAAGCTCTACAGATACACAGGTCAGGGCGGAATAAAACTCACACCGCTAAACAGACTGATATTTTCATATGTATATAAAGATTTTAGGCTTCTTGTTTCTTCTGCCATTAATTCAAACAGCAAAATTCTTATAAACAGAAACATTATTCAAAGAGCAAAAAAGGTTGCACCGTTTTTGGAATTTGACCCAGACCCATATATCCTAATTGATGGGAAGGGCCGTTTAGTGTGGGTTTTGGATGCATACACAAAGACAAGTTATTTTCCATATTCAGAACCAACTGAAGAGGGTTTTAATTATATCCGTAACTCTGTAAAGGTTTTGATTGATGCGTACAATGGCACCTTGAGGTTCTACATTGTTGACAAGAACGACCCGATTGTAAATGTATACAAGAGCATATATCCTCAGCTTTTTGAAAAAGGAGACATTCCAGAGGATATTGCCGAGCACATACGATATCCGGAGTATATCTTTACTGTCCAAGCAAATGTCTTGAAAAGATATCACATGACAAACCCTAATGTGTTCTACAACAAAGAAGATTTGTGGGATTTTGGTAAACACAAAACCCCTGATGGCTCAATTGACTATATTCCCCCATATTATAGCGTAATGAAACTTCCAGATTCGCAACAAGAAGAAATGATTTTGATGGTACCATTTACACCGCTAAAATATAATACAATGATTGCATGGCTTGCAGCAAAAAGTAGCCAAGAAAATTATGGAAAGCTTGTGCTTTACAAGTTTCCAAAAGGCTCAACTGTTTATGGTCCGCTGCAGGTGGAAAATATGATTGACCAGGACCCGCAGATCTCAAAAGATTTGTCTCTTTGGAATCAGGGAGGTTCTAAAGTAATAAGAGGTAATTTGTTGGCACTGCCTATAAACCAGAAGATTTTGTACATCGAACCAATCTATATTGCATCTGACAACGCATCAGCTTTGCCAGAGGTAAAAAGAGTGATTGCTGCCTGCAACGGCAAAGTAGTAATGGGAAGCAGCCTAAATGATGCTCTCACGCAGCTGATTGGGCAGCAGCTTACACAGACTACTCAAGAGCTACAAACGCCGCAGCAGCAAGGTGCTCAGGAAATTCAAAGCTTTTCTGAGCAGCTTTCCAAGCTAAAAGTTATATTTGAAGATGCTAAGAAAGCATTGAAAGAAGGCAACTGGGAAGAATTTGGCAGGAAGTTCAGAGAACTTGATGAGATGATGAAAAATATAAAATAA
- a CDS encoding YlbF family regulator: MRNIYDIAYELAAALKESSEFKRFKAAKEKIEKDEKLKQMISDFKKKQLELEQKRLKGDEVTSSDVYSLQQLYQIISLNPDIEEYLSAEMMLAKIIADISKIIADSIELKDELWGFADK, translated from the coding sequence ATGAGAAATATATATGACATTGCATATGAACTTGCTGCTGCTTTGAAGGAGTCAAGCGAATTTAAAAGATTTAAAGCTGCAAAAGAAAAGATTGAGAAGGATGAAAAGCTAAAACAGATGATTTCTGATTTTAAAAAGAAACAGTTAGAACTTGAACAAAAGCGTCTCAAAGGTGATGAAGTTACAAGCTCAGATGTATACTCCTTGCAACAGCTTTATCAAATAATATCTCTGAATCCAGACATAGAGGAGTATCTTTCTGCTGAGATGATGCTGGCAAAGATAATTGCTGACATTTCAAAAATCATTGCCGACAGTATTGAGCTTAAAGATGAGCTGTGGGGATTTGCAGATAAATAA